A single genomic interval of Mycolicibacterium holsaticum DSM 44478 = JCM 12374 harbors:
- a CDS encoding glutamine synthetase family protein, with translation MSTTAGMLSRADLERLVAAGEIDTVIVGFCDMQGRLTGKRVSGRLFVEEVAEHGAECCNYLMAVDVDMNTVDGYATSSWDTGYGDMVMTPDFSTLRRIPWLPGTALVIADLCWHDRSPVTAAPRSVLNRQIDRLADRGLVPYVGTELEFMVFDDGFRDAWAKGYRGLTPASDYNVDYAMMASTRMEPLLRDIRLGMAGAGMYCEGVKGECNRGQQEIAFRYDHARITCDNHTIYRNGAKEIADQHGKSLTFMAKFDVREGNSCHIHISLRDQQGSAVFADPDDELGMSPMFRSFVAGQLATMREMTLMCAPNINSYKRFVDGSFAPTAIAWGLDNRTCALRVVGHGHGMRMENRAPGGDVNQYLAVSALIAGGIYGIERELELPDPMRGNAYASSAQRLPTTLAEAAELFGKSEVARAAFGDDVVEHYLNNARVELEAFNSAVTDWERVRGFERL, from the coding sequence ATGAGCACCACAGCAGGGATGTTGTCGCGCGCCGACCTCGAACGCCTGGTGGCCGCCGGCGAGATCGACACGGTGATCGTCGGGTTCTGCGATATGCAGGGCCGGCTGACCGGTAAACGGGTGTCGGGTCGGCTGTTTGTCGAAGAGGTCGCCGAACACGGTGCGGAGTGCTGTAACTACCTGATGGCGGTCGACGTCGACATGAACACCGTCGACGGCTACGCCACGTCGAGTTGGGACACCGGCTACGGGGACATGGTGATGACGCCGGACTTCTCGACGTTGCGGCGCATCCCCTGGCTACCGGGAACCGCGCTGGTGATCGCCGACCTGTGCTGGCATGACCGCAGCCCGGTGACCGCCGCACCGCGCAGCGTGCTCAACCGCCAGATCGACCGGCTCGCCGACCGCGGCCTGGTGCCCTACGTCGGCACCGAACTCGAGTTCATGGTGTTCGACGACGGGTTTCGCGACGCCTGGGCGAAGGGGTACCGCGGGCTGACGCCGGCCTCCGACTACAACGTCGACTACGCGATGATGGCCTCGACACGCATGGAGCCGCTGCTGCGCGACATCCGGCTCGGCATGGCCGGTGCGGGCATGTACTGCGAGGGCGTCAAGGGCGAATGCAACCGCGGCCAGCAGGAGATCGCGTTCCGCTACGACCACGCCCGAATCACCTGCGATAACCACACGATCTACCGCAACGGCGCCAAGGAGATCGCCGACCAGCACGGCAAGAGCCTGACGTTCATGGCGAAGTTCGATGTCCGCGAAGGCAACAGCTGCCACATTCACATCTCGCTGCGCGATCAGCAAGGCTCGGCGGTGTTCGCCGATCCCGACGATGAGCTCGGCATGTCGCCGATGTTTCGCAGTTTCGTCGCGGGGCAGTTGGCCACGATGCGGGAGATGACGTTGATGTGCGCTCCGAACATCAACTCCTACAAGCGTTTTGTCGACGGTAGCTTCGCGCCGACGGCGATCGCCTGGGGGCTGGACAACCGAACGTGTGCGCTGCGCGTCGTCGGCCACGGCCACGGCATGCGGATGGAGAACCGCGCACCCGGCGGCGACGTGAACCAGTATCTCGCGGTGTCGGCGCTTATCGCCGGCGGCATCTATGGCATCGAGCGTGAGCTGGAGCTTCCAGATCCCATGCGCGGCAACGCCTATGCCAGCAGTGCGCAACGGCTGCCGACGACGCTGGCCGAGGCCGCCGAGCTGTTCGGGAAATCCGAGGTTGCCCGCGCGGCGTTCGGCGACGACGTCGTCGAGCACTACCTCAACAATGCGCGGGTGGAACTGGAGGCGTTCAACTCCGCGGTGACCGACTGGGAGAGGGTGCGCGGTTTTGAGCGGCTCTGA
- a CDS encoding aldehyde dehydrogenase family protein, translating to MTTSTIINPATEEVLDTVEQTDEAGVDDAVARASAAQRAWARLAPAERAAALRSFAEVVDTHVDELAELEVANSGHPIGNAAWEAGHVRDVLHYYAASPERLSGKQIPVAGGLDVTFHEPLGVVGVITPWNFPMTIASWGFAPALAAGNAVLVKPAEWTPLTTIRLGELAVEAGLPADLFCVLPGKGSVVGERFVTHPDVRKIVFTGSTEVGTRVMAGAAAQVKRVTLELGGKSANIVFDDCDLEKAAATAPYGVFDNAGQDCCARSRILVQRNVYDRFMELLEPAVKGVVVGDPRAEGTEMGPLVSRTHFDTVASYVPDDAAVAFRGHAPSGPGYWFAPTVLTPQRTDRTVREEIFGPVVTVLAFDDEADAIALANDTAYGLSGSIWTDNLSRAVRVSRAVEAGNLSVNSHSSVRYHTPFGGFKQSGLGRELGPDAPLSFTETKNVFFAVEES from the coding sequence ATGACGACATCGACGATCATCAATCCGGCCACCGAGGAGGTGCTGGACACCGTCGAGCAGACCGACGAGGCCGGTGTGGACGATGCGGTCGCGCGGGCCTCGGCCGCACAGCGCGCATGGGCGCGTCTGGCCCCGGCCGAGCGGGCCGCCGCGCTGCGGTCGTTCGCCGAGGTGGTCGACACCCATGTCGACGAGTTGGCCGAGTTGGAGGTGGCCAACTCCGGGCACCCGATCGGCAACGCCGCATGGGAGGCCGGCCATGTGCGCGACGTGCTGCACTATTACGCCGCCAGCCCGGAACGGCTGTCGGGCAAGCAGATCCCGGTCGCCGGTGGCCTCGACGTCACGTTCCACGAACCGCTGGGCGTCGTCGGCGTCATCACTCCGTGGAACTTCCCGATGACGATCGCCTCGTGGGGGTTCGCCCCCGCGCTGGCCGCGGGCAACGCCGTGCTCGTCAAACCCGCCGAATGGACCCCGCTGACCACGATCCGGCTCGGGGAGTTGGCCGTCGAGGCCGGGCTGCCCGCCGACCTGTTCTGTGTGCTGCCGGGCAAGGGTTCGGTGGTGGGGGAACGGTTCGTCACGCACCCCGATGTGCGCAAGATCGTGTTCACCGGTTCCACCGAGGTCGGCACCCGCGTGATGGCCGGGGCCGCCGCGCAGGTCAAACGCGTCACGTTGGAGTTGGGCGGCAAGAGCGCCAACATCGTGTTCGACGACTGCGACCTGGAGAAGGCGGCGGCCACCGCCCCGTACGGGGTGTTCGACAACGCCGGCCAGGACTGCTGTGCGCGCAGCCGGATCCTGGTGCAACGCAACGTTTATGACCGGTTCATGGAGCTGTTGGAGCCCGCGGTCAAGGGGGTGGTGGTGGGTGACCCCCGCGCCGAAGGCACCGAGATGGGGCCGCTGGTGTCCAGGACGCACTTCGACACCGTCGCGTCCTACGTGCCCGACGACGCGGCCGTCGCGTTCCGGGGTCACGCCCCGTCGGGTCCGGGCTACTGGTTTGCGCCCACGGTCCTGACGCCGCAGCGCACCGACCGCACCGTGCGCGAGGAGATCTTCGGTCCGGTGGTCACGGTGCTGGCGTTCGACGACGAAGCCGACGCGATCGCACTGGCCAACGACACGGCCTACGGGTTGTCCGGTTCGATCTGGACCGACAACCTGTCGCGGGCGGTGCGGGTGTCGCGGGCCGTGGAAGCCGGGAACCTGTCGGTGAATTCGCACTCGTCGGTGCGTTACCACACCCCGTTCGGCGGGTTCAAGCAGTCCGGGCTCGGCCGTGAACTCGGCCCCGATGCGCCGCTGTCGTTCACCGAAACCAAGAACGTCTTCTTCGCAGTCGAGGAGAGCTGA
- a CDS encoding ArsR/SmtB family transcription factor, which translates to MWAVETRSDQAKVERAASALADVDSAVWTQRFDLLSDPNRLEILLTLHRAPGICVGDLAAALGRSENAVSQALRVLRQQGWVSSTRVGRSVSYRLEDEIVHDLLHWIGARHG; encoded by the coding sequence TTGTGGGCAGTGGAAACGCGCAGCGACCAGGCAAAGGTGGAACGGGCGGCGTCGGCACTGGCCGACGTCGACTCCGCGGTGTGGACGCAGCGCTTCGACCTGCTGTCGGACCCCAACCGGCTGGAGATCCTGCTCACCCTGCACCGCGCGCCGGGCATCTGCGTGGGTGACCTCGCCGCCGCGCTGGGCCGGTCGGAGAACGCCGTATCGCAGGCCCTTCGGGTGCTGCGCCAGCAGGGCTGGGTGAGCTCGACACGGGTCGGGCGCTCGGTCAGCTACCGACTCGAAGACGAGATCGTGCACGACCTGCTGCACTGGATCGGTGCCCGGCACGGCTGA
- a CDS encoding PGRS repeat-containing protein — protein MTMVKHMGLVTKSDTRHGVYVGRVGVLAVAFGVFALAPASGGTPELRSTTTANPAAAVSTLSATQLPAPAPVVARLPLPSVTPVPSAPVSPEPGDGGASASIRADDDASPWARVAGHTSLVFTTAARTPARTVAPTRGPATALPAVTGLAPGRDPISAMIGVFISNGDEPGENGGLLIGNGADGGPGQNGGRGGLLLGNGGNGGNGVYGQRGGDGGQAGLFGNGGNGGLGGAGARGGDGGNAVMFGNGGDGGHGGAAVSSNVASAIGGHGGNGGNGGAIRGNGGRGGNGAFAQTDKGVATAGTGGNGGAPGTFGNGGAGGNGGNAVTISGTANPGAGGNGGDAKALGDGGSGGDGGDGTAAGTGGFAGGNAGGDGGDGGALSGAAGNGGAGGDGTSVSTRAAGGTGGEGGHGGPRSPGGRGGDGGGAKSTTGQAVGGDGGDGGDGGAGAAGGTGGTGGTGNGNPTSKNGANGSNGAAG, from the coding sequence ATGACGATGGTCAAACACATGGGACTCGTCACGAAGTCCGATACCCGTCACGGCGTGTACGTCGGGCGCGTCGGGGTGCTCGCGGTCGCGTTCGGGGTGTTCGCGCTTGCACCGGCGTCCGGAGGGACGCCGGAACTGCGATCGACGACAACGGCCAACCCGGCTGCGGCAGTGTCTACGCTGTCGGCAACGCAGTTGCCTGCGCCGGCACCCGTGGTCGCGCGACTACCGTTGCCGTCGGTCACGCCGGTGCCGTCGGCCCCGGTATCCCCGGAACCGGGCGACGGGGGTGCTTCCGCTTCGATCCGCGCCGACGACGACGCTTCGCCGTGGGCTCGAGTTGCCGGCCATACCTCGCTCGTGTTCACCACCGCGGCGCGCACTCCCGCGCGAACCGTCGCACCCACTCGCGGGCCCGCGACGGCCCTGCCCGCGGTCACCGGCCTCGCGCCCGGTCGCGACCCGATCAGCGCGATGATCGGTGTGTTCATCAGCAACGGCGACGAACCAGGTGAGAACGGTGGACTGTTGATCGGCAACGGTGCCGATGGCGGGCCGGGGCAGAACGGCGGTCGCGGCGGGTTGCTGCTGGGCAACGGCGGCAACGGTGGAAACGGTGTGTACGGCCAGCGCGGCGGTGACGGCGGACAGGCCGGGTTGTTCGGCAACGGTGGCAACGGTGGTCTCGGCGGAGCGGGTGCACGCGGTGGCGACGGCGGTAACGCGGTGATGTTCGGCAATGGCGGCGACGGCGGGCACGGCGGTGCCGCGGTCAGTTCGAACGTCGCCAGCGCCATCGGCGGCCACGGTGGAAACGGCGGCAACGGCGGCGCCATCAGAGGCAATGGCGGTCGAGGTGGAAACGGCGCGTTTGCACAAACCGACAAGGGCGTAGCGACCGCCGGAACCGGTGGCAACGGAGGCGCACCCGGGACGTTCGGCAACGGCGGTGCCGGCGGCAACGGCGGCAACGCGGTAACCATCAGCGGCACCGCCAATCCAGGCGCGGGCGGCAATGGCGGCGACGCCAAGGCGCTTGGCGACGGTGGCAGCGGGGGTGACGGCGGCGATGGGACCGCCGCCGGGACCGGCGGATTCGCCGGCGGTAACGCCGGAGGAGACGGGGGTGACGGCGGCGCCCTTTCCGGTGCAGCGGGCAACGGCGGCGCGGGAGGTGATGGAACGAGCGTCTCAACGCGGGCCGCAGGCGGCACCGGCGGCGAAGGGGGGCACGGTGGCCCGAGGTCACCGGGTGGCCGCGGCGGCGACGGCGGCGGGGCCAAGTCCACCACAGGTCAGGCCGTCGGTGGTGACGGCGGCGACGGCGGCGACGGCGGTGCGGGGGCAGCAGGCGGAACCGGCGGCACCGGAGGTACCGGAAACGGGAACCCGACGAGCAAGAACGGTGCCAACGGCAGCAACGGCGCAGCCGGCTAG
- a CDS encoding FadR/GntR family transcriptional regulator, whose product MTADPDAPLVSEALLRPVRLGNAFEDTVGRLLQTIKLGVLQPGESLPPERELAARLGVSRDTVREAIKSLADAGYLVSRRGRYGGTFLADELPRITDDADEVTRAQIDDALRLREILEVGAARMAAGRTLTAAERDVLWTRLTDVRGAAPDDYRRLDSRLHLTIAEAAGSPSLVPVLAENRMCLNALLDRIPLLRRNIEHSDEQHEAIVMAILAGDADAAAEAMRVHVEGSATLLHGFLD is encoded by the coding sequence ATGACTGCCGATCCGGATGCCCCACTGGTCAGCGAGGCGCTGCTGCGGCCGGTGCGGCTCGGCAACGCGTTCGAGGACACCGTCGGGCGGCTGTTGCAGACGATCAAGCTCGGCGTGCTGCAGCCGGGCGAATCGCTGCCGCCCGAACGCGAACTCGCCGCGCGGCTCGGCGTCAGCCGCGACACCGTGCGCGAGGCGATCAAATCGCTGGCCGACGCGGGCTACCTGGTGTCGCGGCGCGGTCGCTACGGCGGCACGTTCCTGGCCGACGAGCTGCCCAGGATCACCGACGACGCGGACGAGGTGACCCGTGCGCAGATCGACGACGCGCTGCGGCTGCGGGAGATCCTCGAGGTGGGCGCCGCGCGGATGGCGGCCGGCCGCACGCTGACCGCCGCTGAGCGCGACGTGCTGTGGACCCGCTTGACCGATGTGCGTGGTGCGGCGCCCGACGACTACCGGCGACTGGACTCCCGGCTGCACCTGACCATCGCCGAAGCCGCCGGATCGCCATCGCTGGTGCCGGTACTCGCCGAGAACAGGATGTGTCTCAACGCGCTGCTGGACCGGATACCGTTACTGCGGCGCAACATCGAGCACTCCGATGAACAGCACGAAGCGATCGTGATGGCTATCCTCGCCGGCGATGCCGACGCCGCAGCCGAGGCGATGCGAGTCCACGTCGAAGGCTCGGCCACGCTGTTGCACGGCTTCCTGGACTAG
- a CDS encoding N-acetylglutaminylglutamine amidotransferase yields MCGATGEVRLDGQTPDIAAVSAMAQAMAARGPDSAGVWSQGRVALGHRRLKIIDLSAAGGQPMVDADLGLSVAWNGCIYNYKQLRRELGEHGYRFFSHSDTEVLLKGYHHWGDRFVERLHGMFAFAIVERDSGRVLLGRDRLGIKPLYLTENSSRIRFASSLPALLAGADRDNSIDTRIDPVALHHYLSFHSVVPPPRTILRGVTKVPPASLVAIEPDGTTKTTTYWTPDFTRHSDRADWSERDWEDAVLESLRVAVDRRLVADVPVGCLLSGGVDSSLIVGLLAEAGQHGLATFSIGFESVGGVKGDEFRYSDVVAERFDTDHHQIRIDTARMLPALDGAIGAMSEPMVSHDCVAFYLLSQEVAKHVKVVQSGQGADEVFAGYHWYPPMGEPAAATLQGSVDSYRTAFFDRDPSGVAALVTPAFLADGDPSGAFVAEHFGRDGAQTGIDRALRLDTTVMLVDDPVKRVDNMTMAWGLEGRVPFLDHELVELAATCPPELKTAHGGKGVLKQAARRVIPAEVIDRPKGYFPVPALTHLEGPYLDLIRDALYAPAAKERGLFRPEAVDRLLADPNGRLTPLRGNELWQLALLELWLQKHGITGSAA; encoded by the coding sequence GTGTGCGGAGCCACCGGCGAGGTACGTCTCGACGGCCAGACACCCGACATCGCTGCCGTCTCGGCCATGGCCCAGGCGATGGCAGCGCGGGGTCCGGATTCGGCGGGTGTGTGGTCACAGGGTCGGGTCGCGCTCGGCCATCGCCGCCTGAAAATCATCGACCTGTCGGCAGCAGGCGGCCAACCCATGGTCGACGCCGACCTGGGGCTCTCGGTGGCCTGGAACGGCTGCATCTACAACTACAAGCAGCTGCGCCGCGAGCTCGGCGAGCACGGCTACCGCTTCTTCTCCCACAGCGACACCGAGGTGCTGCTCAAGGGCTACCACCACTGGGGTGACCGGTTCGTCGAGCGCCTGCACGGCATGTTCGCGTTCGCGATCGTCGAACGTGACAGCGGCCGGGTGCTGCTCGGACGCGACCGGCTGGGCATCAAACCGCTGTACCTGACCGAGAACTCGTCGCGCATCCGCTTTGCCTCGTCGCTGCCTGCGCTGCTGGCCGGCGCCGACCGGGACAACTCGATAGACACCCGGATCGACCCCGTCGCGCTGCACCACTACCTGAGCTTCCATTCCGTGGTCCCGCCGCCGCGCACCATCCTGCGCGGCGTGACAAAGGTTCCGCCCGCCTCGCTCGTGGCGATCGAACCCGACGGCACCACCAAGACAACGACGTACTGGACACCCGATTTCACCCGGCACAGCGACCGCGCCGACTGGTCCGAACGCGACTGGGAAGACGCCGTTTTGGAGTCGCTGCGCGTCGCGGTCGACCGGCGCCTGGTCGCCGACGTCCCGGTGGGGTGCCTGCTCTCGGGGGGCGTGGACTCCAGCCTCATCGTCGGGTTGCTCGCCGAAGCCGGCCAGCACGGACTCGCGACCTTCTCCATCGGGTTCGAATCGGTGGGTGGGGTCAAAGGTGACGAATTCCGGTACTCCGACGTCGTCGCCGAGCGCTTTGACACCGACCACCACCAAATCCGCATCGACACCGCACGGATGCTGCCCGCGCTCGACGGCGCGATCGGCGCGATGAGCGAGCCCATGGTCAGCCACGACTGCGTCGCGTTCTACCTGCTGAGCCAGGAGGTCGCCAAGCACGTGAAGGTCGTGCAGTCCGGGCAGGGCGCCGACGAGGTGTTCGCCGGGTACCACTGGTATCCACCGATGGGAGAACCCGCGGCCGCAACGCTGCAGGGTTCGGTGGACAGCTACCGCACGGCGTTCTTCGACCGCGATCCCAGCGGGGTGGCCGCCCTGGTCACGCCGGCCTTCCTCGCCGATGGCGATCCCAGCGGCGCGTTCGTCGCCGAGCATTTCGGGCGCGACGGCGCCCAGACGGGTATCGACCGGGCGTTGCGGCTGGACACCACGGTGATGCTCGTCGACGACCCGGTCAAGCGCGTCGACAACATGACGATGGCCTGGGGACTGGAAGGCCGGGTCCCGTTCCTGGACCACGAACTCGTCGAGCTCGCCGCCACCTGCCCGCCCGAGCTGAAGACCGCGCACGGCGGCAAGGGCGTGCTCAAGCAGGCCGCCCGCCGGGTGATACCCGCGGAGGTCATCGACCGCCCGAAGGGGTATTTCCCGGTGCCGGCGCTGACGCACCTCGAGGGGCCGTACCTGGACCTGATCCGCGACGCGCTCTACGCGCCCGCCGCCAAGGAGCGGGGCCTGTTCCGGCCCGAAGCCGTCGACCGGCTGCTCGCCGACCCCAACGGACGGCTCACCCCGCTGCGCGGCAACGAGCTGTGGCAGCTCGCGCTGCTGGAGCTGTGGCTGCAAAAACACGGCATCACCGGGTCCGCGGCATGA
- a CDS encoding 3-oxoacyl-ACP reductase has protein sequence MDLSQRLKDKVAVVTGGASGIGLAAVKRMRDEGAIVVIGDVDATVGKSVANDLNVTFVQVDVSDQVEVDRLFDTAFELHGAVDIAFNNAGISPPEDDLIENTSTDAWDRVQDVNLKSVFFCCKAALRHMVPHQRGSIINTASFVAVMGSATSQISYTASKGGVLAVSRELGVQYARQGIRVNALCPGPVNTPLLQELFAKDPERAARRLVHVPVGRFAEPDEIAAAVAFLASDDASFITASTFLVDGGISGHYVTPL, from the coding sequence ATGGACCTGTCGCAGCGACTCAAAGACAAGGTCGCCGTTGTCACCGGCGGGGCGAGCGGTATCGGGCTGGCGGCCGTCAAGCGGATGCGCGACGAAGGGGCGATCGTCGTCATCGGCGACGTCGACGCGACGGTTGGCAAATCTGTCGCGAACGACCTCAACGTGACCTTCGTGCAGGTCGACGTCTCCGACCAGGTCGAGGTGGACCGCTTGTTCGACACCGCATTCGAATTGCACGGCGCGGTCGACATCGCGTTCAACAACGCCGGCATCAGCCCGCCGGAGGACGACCTCATCGAGAACACCAGCACCGACGCGTGGGACCGCGTGCAGGACGTCAACCTCAAATCGGTGTTCTTCTGTTGCAAGGCGGCCCTGCGCCACATGGTGCCCCATCAGCGCGGGTCGATCATCAACACCGCGTCGTTCGTCGCGGTGATGGGGTCGGCGACCTCGCAGATCTCCTACACCGCCTCCAAGGGCGGCGTGCTGGCGGTATCGCGCGAACTCGGGGTGCAGTACGCGCGTCAGGGCATCCGGGTCAACGCGCTGTGCCCGGGCCCGGTGAACACCCCGCTGTTACAGGAACTGTTCGCCAAGGATCCAGAACGGGCCGCGCGGCGGCTGGTGCACGTGCCGGTCGGCCGGTTCGCCGAACCCGACGAGATCGCCGCCGCGGTGGCGTTTTTGGCCAGCGACGACGCGTCGTTCATCACCGCATCGACGTTCCTGGTCGACGGCGGTATCAGCGGCCACTACGTGACCCCGCTCTAA
- a CDS encoding gamma-glutamyl-gamma-aminobutyrate hydrolase family protein — protein MSGSDSVRPVLGLTTYLQQAQTGVWDVRASFLPAIYLDGVSRAGGIAALLPPQPVDDGIADRLLAGLDGLIITGGRDVMPASYGQRPHPATDEDLADNRMRDALEFALVRGAMRRGMPLLGICRGAQVLNVALGGTLHQHLPDVVGHTHHQQGNAVFSTSSVRTVPGTRLAALIGESSDAQCYHHQAIDRLGEGLVVGARDADGVIEAVEIPGDTFVLAVQWHPEERLDDLRLFAGVVAAAADYATERLGA, from the coding sequence TTGAGCGGCTCTGATTCTGTTCGTCCTGTCCTCGGGTTGACGACTTATCTGCAGCAGGCCCAGACCGGGGTGTGGGACGTGCGGGCCAGCTTTCTTCCGGCGATCTACCTCGACGGCGTCAGCCGCGCAGGCGGTATCGCGGCGCTGCTGCCGCCCCAGCCCGTCGACGACGGAATCGCCGACCGGCTCCTCGCCGGGCTCGACGGGCTCATCATCACCGGCGGGCGAGATGTCATGCCCGCCAGCTACGGCCAGCGGCCACACCCGGCCACCGATGAGGACCTCGCCGACAACCGCATGCGCGACGCGTTGGAGTTCGCGCTGGTGCGCGGCGCGATGCGGCGCGGGATGCCGCTGCTGGGCATCTGCCGCGGCGCGCAGGTGCTCAACGTCGCGCTGGGCGGCACACTGCATCAGCATCTGCCCGACGTGGTGGGCCACACCCATCACCAGCAGGGCAACGCGGTGTTCTCCACGTCGTCGGTGCGCACGGTGCCGGGTACGCGACTGGCCGCGCTGATCGGCGAATCATCGGATGCCCAGTGTTATCACCATCAGGCCATCGACCGGCTCGGCGAGGGGTTGGTCGTCGGCGCCCGCGACGCCGACGGCGTCATCGAGGCGGTGGAAATTCCCGGTGACACCTTTGTTTTGGCGGTGCAGTGGCATCCCGAGGAACGGCTCGACGATCTGCGGTTGTTCGCGGGTGTGGTGGCCGCGGCGGCCGACTATGCAACCGAGAGGTTGGGCGCATGA
- the ngg gene encoding N-acetylglutaminylglutamine synthetase, whose product MTGLDDNATPPGTDHTEAITLGLHDASPQHLVDAMANDVVVEMGWGRLVFGQTFAHPEKLAEVLRQEGPGRRDICIYAREPHVLVAKAPAELFIDPSHTYRLRFTEADAPHPTTNGFSVRRLESLADADEMNRVYVRCGMVPARVDVIWNNHLQQGAVDYLLAVRDDDGSVVGTVTGVDHKRLFSDPEDGSSLWTLAVDPASSLPGVGAALTGALAKLYRDRGRAYMDLSVAHDNDAAISLYEKLGFERVPVMAVKRKNAINEPLFTHPPETVDDLNPYARIIADEAMRRGIWVEVLDAEAGEIRLSHGGRTVITRESLSEFTSAVAMARCDDKRLTRRIVSEAGINVARGRLATFDDRDQAFLDEVGDVVVKPTRGEQGKGITVGIDTPAELEAALARAREQHPEVLIEQRAAGDDLRLVVIDGKVVAAALRMPAEVLGTGHHTIRELIEAQSRRRAAATGGESRIPMDDVTEATVREAGWSFDDVLPEGKRLRVRRTANLHQGGTIHDVTAKVHPHLCEVAVKAADAIGIPVTGVDLLVPDVTQPEYVFIEANERPGLANHEPQPTAKAFVDFLFPGSPALPSAWTPEESPTP is encoded by the coding sequence ATGACCGGGCTCGACGACAACGCCACCCCGCCGGGAACCGACCACACCGAAGCCATCACCCTCGGCCTGCACGACGCCTCCCCCCAGCACCTGGTCGACGCCATGGCCAACGATGTCGTCGTCGAAATGGGTTGGGGCCGGTTGGTTTTCGGGCAGACATTCGCCCACCCGGAGAAACTCGCCGAGGTGTTGCGCCAGGAAGGTCCCGGCAGGCGTGACATCTGCATCTACGCCCGCGAGCCGCATGTGCTCGTGGCCAAGGCGCCCGCCGAATTGTTCATCGACCCCAGCCACACCTACCGGTTGCGCTTCACCGAGGCCGACGCGCCCCATCCCACCACGAACGGGTTCAGCGTGCGTCGGCTGGAAAGCCTCGCCGACGCCGACGAGATGAACCGCGTCTACGTGCGCTGCGGCATGGTGCCCGCGCGCGTCGACGTCATCTGGAACAACCACCTGCAGCAGGGCGCTGTCGACTATCTGCTCGCCGTCCGCGACGACGACGGGTCGGTGGTGGGCACGGTCACCGGCGTCGACCACAAGCGGTTGTTCTCCGATCCGGAGGACGGTTCGAGCCTGTGGACCCTGGCCGTCGACCCCGCCTCCAGCCTTCCCGGCGTCGGCGCCGCGCTGACCGGGGCGCTGGCCAAGCTGTACCGCGACCGCGGCCGCGCCTACATGGACCTGTCGGTGGCGCACGACAACGACGCCGCGATCTCGCTGTACGAGAAGCTGGGCTTCGAACGCGTCCCCGTCATGGCGGTCAAACGCAAGAACGCCATCAACGAACCGTTGTTCACCCACCCGCCCGAGACCGTCGACGACCTCAACCCGTACGCGCGGATCATCGCCGACGAGGCCATGCGTCGCGGCATCTGGGTGGAGGTGCTCGACGCCGAGGCCGGTGAGATCCGGCTGTCGCACGGCGGACGCACTGTGATCACCCGAGAGTCCTTGTCGGAGTTCACCTCCGCGGTGGCGATGGCGCGCTGTGACGACAAGCGGCTGACCCGGCGCATCGTGTCCGAAGCCGGTATCAACGTCGCGCGCGGTCGCCTGGCCACCTTCGACGACCGAGACCAGGCCTTCCTCGACGAGGTCGGCGACGTCGTGGTCAAGCCGACCCGCGGCGAGCAGGGTAAGGGCATCACCGTGGGCATCGACACCCCGGCCGAGTTGGAAGCCGCGCTGGCGCGCGCCCGTGAACAGCACCCCGAGGTGCTGATCGAACAGCGCGCGGCGGGCGACGATCTGCGGCTGGTGGTGATCGACGGGAAGGTGGTGGCCGCCGCGCTGCGGATGCCCGCAGAGGTTCTCGGCACCGGTCACCACACCATCCGCGAGCTCATCGAGGCGCAGAGCCGGCGCCGGGCCGCCGCCACCGGCGGTGAGTCGCGCATCCCGATGGACGACGTCACCGAAGCGACGGTGCGAGAAGCCGGATGGTCGTTCGACGACGTCTTGCCCGAAGGCAAGCGGCTGCGGGTTCGCCGGACCGCGAACCTGCATCAGGGCGGCACGATCCACGACGTGACGGCCAAGGTCCACCCGCATCTGTGCGAGGTGGCAGTCAAGGCGGCCGACGCGATCGGCATCCCGGTGACCGGTGTCGATCTCCTGGTGCCCGACGTGACGCAGCCGGAGTACGTGTTCATCGAGGCCAACGAGCGTCCCGGGCTGGCCAATCACGAGCCGCAGCCCACCGCAAAGGCGTTCGTGGACTTCCTGTTCCCGGGTAGCCCGGCCCTGCCGTCGGCGTGGACGCCGGAAGAGTCGCCGACGCCCTGA